One Bombus pyrosoma isolate SC7728 linkage group LG11, ASM1482585v1, whole genome shotgun sequence DNA segment encodes these proteins:
- the LOC122572509 gene encoding uncharacterized protein LOC122572509 isoform X12 — MTDVSWISCDSCRACWLCVAHRLAILTLFCRSRRRSGSGVTDSQQQQQQQQKQQEGLGPDEMWAPGGLGPHRELPVDVPDTLLQKAYPNKVKNRSSDYRNEIRGPRSASDLDLSLNLKNDTLKSPPRTNQVDERARIVSAVDCTDVTDATCGRQCVRTNGQPPMLKIELKIESENLEDEDECGKEKKREASKEALDTDKYRNRSPSALSSPDLKNLKKNLKDFEEDEEDEGVNEDSSGQKESSVDVDVEEDYPFAKEDYPTMLKTCSDDSASPRSSSGRSDSTAPLDSSLVLRHAKNRGKDSPTYDARRIDLGSPCRPVVPEIKVAPLFGRARDATSFDNPAYGLADLQDLQGLLMRSDEVSDLTRLIDEQCAIPRIPRDPQDRVSSPGRSKDQHQHQRGSELAKSSEPSAPSGKSVKSSKPRRQEDRAKLKAKTRSLDVEELIRAGSSDDLLGIESGSSLSSSSRQRPKKKRHQQISSGYSTLRSDASTDLEHVDRSFLVVGGKTYREVAVDCPPDFVPVTKCHPVYPPPNKTPGSSKHNTLEPKRERNGTIGRDNGGLTMHGDDGSRDSCATSIVASPCVRSNDLGSFVTLPTAGDQSIAATENVVARSPRTLDRKHEKKVRSKVKSLLFDSFFSIVHHETRKSTLLHASATSTSNRSDSSTKTADRCSDHDHLCDSDSSSRRVLQISDNRSNDLMPTEVIFDDSCNASCFDDRLQPARGSNGVSRSSILSDLREKAEESFSPNCRELFVFAQRREKPVTRRNPQVRFSYEPTGDLSRTGACTVIFSVDRIQDEETRGKNTCPSNDVGSFNDDLFAERSSIQRTPVRLSFVREADQNCSNSLRELSRGKVGSSDAEASECRRNGSDRALQESPNAQNFTNSRLSLEYKRCKVLDVDNRNSDGLRTSQGAWKSETELPTVSLDMDRPVGIQCWRSESNLFARWNEDRGELRDSSDTKRASTNETIPCMGGRKKCTYTYEHFDDLDHHQTGLNGVKPAIPPRDQKRAPARPPKDNLRLSTQNNNVESTDNANAEPTQQQLHSIRKYQEQLRKRKDEEERQEILNRSLRGSTKLHALESHATSLSGQENLAYAQDEVTTTTVSRAPHVTASATLEVEEPPRPLTYGEVVATLERLQLQLRNISGALGISGPGVEAELEAVRTLLVQSRFASALATHHALRNRLRSNKVLKHHAEDASSLARDCVDILEKWQSSSTATGVGGAETIAAVEELTGILTSYDMEALLLAHDSIISYVDGLQRKQSPSSSSPSGPPSPTSSWRGSRVVDNIKIIRIEKTNEPLGATVRNEGDAVIIGRVVRGGAADKSGLLHEGDEVLEVNGVEMRGKSVNEVCDILAGMQGSLTFLVLPAPTSHRNNLSSRREDTNQIQHIRAHFDYDPEEDPYIPCRELGVSFQKGDVLHVISQEDPNWWQAYREGEEDQTLAGLVPSKAFQHQRESMKQTIAGDKSTVRGSKKSSTLLCARKNPKKKKRNKFGANYNDDGYPHYATTAIDDYDSEEVLTYEEVALYYPRANHKRPVVLIGPPNIGRHELRQRLMQDSERFAAAIPHTSRPRKDSEVDGQDYHFISRSQFESDILCRKFVEHGEYEKAYYGTSVEAIRSVVNSGKICVLNLHPQSLKILRNSDLKPYVVFVAPPSLEKLRQKRIKNNESFKEEELKDIIEKAREMEDKYGHLFDMIIINTDTDRAYNQLLTEINSLEREPQWVPASWVQ, encoded by the exons GTCCCGAAGGCGTAGCGGCAGTGGCGTGACGGACtcgcagcagcaacagcagcagcagcagaaGCAGCAGGAAGGGCTGGGTCCCGATGAGATGTGGGCTCCTGGCGGGCTAGGGCCTCACCGGGAGCTACCAGTCGACGTACCCGACACCCTTCTACAGAAGGCCTACCCCAACAAGGTAAAGAACCGCTCGTCCGATTATCGGAACGAGATTCGTGGTCCCCGTAGCGCTAGCGACCTCGACCTCTCCCTAAACCTTAAAAACGACACCCTTAAATCGCCACCACGCACCAACCAAGTCGACGAACGCGCTAGAATCGTGTCGGCCGTGGATTGCACGGACGTGACGGATGCGACCTGCGGTAGGCAGTGCGTTCGAACGAACGGTCAGCCGCCGATGCTGAAGATCGAACTGAAGATCGAGTCGGAGAACctcgaggacgaggacgagtgcggaaaagagaagaagagagaagctTCGAAGGAAGCGTTGGACACGGACAAATATAGGAACAGGAGTCCGTCGGCGTTGAGTTCGCCGGACTTGAAGAACTTGAAGAAGAATCTGAAGGATTTCGAGGAGGACGAGGAGGACGAAGGAGTGAACGAGGATAGCAGCGGACAGAAGGAGTCGAGCGTTGACGTGGACGTGGAAGAGGATTATCCATTCGCCAAGGAGGACTATCCGACCATGTTGAAGACCTGCAGCGACGACTCGGCCAGCCCGAGAAGCTCCTCGGGAAGGTCGGACAGTACCGCTCCGCTGGACAGTAGCCTGGTGTTGAGACACGCGAAAAACCGTGGCAAAGATTCGCCCACGTACGACGCTAGAAGGATAGATCTTGGCTCACCGTGCAGACCCGTGGTGCCGGAGATCAAAGTAGCGCCTCTGTTCGGCCGAGCCAGGGACGCCACGTCCTTCGACAATCCTGCCTACGGTCTGGCCGATCTGCAGGATCTACAGGGCCTTCTGATGAGGTCCGACGAAGTGTCCGACCTAACCAGGCTCATAGACGAACAGTGCGCGATTCCGAGGATTCCGCGTGATCCGCAGGACAGGGTGTCGTCCCCTGGCCGTAGCAAGGATCAACATCAGCACCAACGTGGCAGCGAATTGGCCAAGTCGTCGGAACCGAGCGCTCCATCCGGCAAATCGGTGAAATCGTCGAAACCGAGGCGTCAAGAGGACAGAGCGAAGCTGAAGGCGAAGACGAGGAGTCTGGACGTGGAGGAGCTGATACGAGCGGGATCGAGCGACGATCTGTTGGGAATCGAGTCTGGCAGCAGTCTCTCCTCGTCCTCGAGGCAGCGGCCCAAGAAGAAGAGGCACCAGCAGATCTCCAGTGGCTACTCTACCCTGAGGAGCGACGCGTCCACCGATCTCGAGCACGTCGATCGTAGCTTTCTGGTGGTCGGCGGCAAAACCTATCGCGAGGTGGCCGTCGACTGTCCGCCCGATTTCGTCCCCGTGACCAAGTGCCACCCTGTCTATCCTCCGCCGAACAAGACGCCCGGAAGCAGCAAGCACAACACCCTCGAGCCGAAACGCGAACGTAACGGCACTATCGGCAGGGATAACGGTGGCTTGACGATGCACGGGGACGACGGGAGTCGCGACTCGTGCGCTACGAGCATCGTGGCCTCGCCCTGCGTTCGCTCGAACGACCTTGGTAGCTTCGTCACGCTACCAACCGCTGGCGATCAGAGTATAGCTGCCACGGAGAACGTAGTTGCTAGATCACCCCGTACGTTAGACAGAAAGCACGAGAAGAAGGTAAGGTCCAAAGTCAAGAGTCTGCTTTTCGATAGCTTCTTCTCTATCGTGCACCACGAAACACGCAAAAGTACGTTGCTTCACGCTTCTGCTACCAGCACCTCTAATCGCTCAGACAGTAGCACTAAAACCGCTGACAGGTGCTCGGACCATGACCATCTCTGCGATTCCGACAGCAGCTCGCGTcgtgttttacaaatttccgATAATCGCTCGAACGATCTCATGCCGACCGAAGTCATCTTCGACGATAGCTGTAACGCGTCGTGCTTTGACGATCGTCTTCAGCCTGCACGAGGATCCAACGGTGTCTCGCGATCTTCCATATTATCCGATCTCAGAGAAAAAGCAGAGGAATCGTTTTCGCCCAATTGTCGCGAGTTGTTCGTCTTTGCACAGCGACGCGAGAAACCGGTGACTCGCAGAAACCCGCAGGTTCGTTTCTCTTACGAACCGACCGGCGATCTTTCGCGTACCGGCGCCTGCACTGTGATTTTTTCGGTTGACCGGATCCAGGACGAAGAAACGCGAGGCAAAAATACCTGTCCATCGAACGACGTAGGTTCCTTTAACGATGATCTATTCGCcgaacgatcgtcgattcAACGTACTCCCGTACGTTTGTCGTTCGTTAGAGAAGCTGATCAAAATTGTAGCAACTCGTTGCGCGAATTATCACGCGGTAAAGTTGGTTCGTCGGATGCGGAGGCCTCCGAGTGTCGAAGAAACGGAAGCGACCGCGCGTTACAGGAATCGCCGAATGCGCAGAATTTCACGAATTCGCGGCTGTCTCTCGAATATAAAAGATGCAAAGTTCTCGATGTCGATAATCGTAACTCGGACGGATTGAGAACGAGCCAGGGCGCGTGGAAAAGCGAAACTGAATTACCGACCGTTAGTTTGGACATGGATCGTCCTGTCGGTATTCAATGCTGGCGATCGGAATCGAATTTGTTCGCGCGGTGGAACGAAGATCGGGGCGAGCTACGCGACTCTAGCGACACGAAAAGGGCATCGACGAACGAGACGATACCGTGCATGGGTGGCAGGAAGAAATGTACGTACACGTACGAGCACTTCGACGATCTTGACCATCACCAG ACCGGTTTGAACGGGGTGAAACCTGCCATCCCCCCGAGAGATCAAAAGAGGGCACCTGCCAGACCGCCGAAAGATAATCTACGTTTGTCCACGCAGAACAATAATGTGGAGAGCACCGATAACGCGAATGCCGAGCCCACGCAACAGCAACTGCATTCCATCAGGAAATATCAG GAACAGCTGCGGAAACGAAAGGATGAAGAGGAGAGACAGGAGATACTCAATCGGTCGCTACGCGGCTCCACCAAGTTGCACGCGTTGGAAAGCCACGCGACCAGTCTCTCGGGTCAGGAAAATCTCGCGTACGCCCAAGACGAGGTGACCACCACCACCGTCAGCCGCGCACCGCATGTCACCGCGAGCGCCACGCTAGAAGTCGAGGAGCCTCCCAGGCCCCTCA CGTACGGAGAGGTCGTCGCGACGCTGGAGAGGCTACAGCTTCAGTTGCGCAATATTTCCGGTGCTCTAGGCATCTCGGGACCCGGCGTGGAAGCGGAACTCGAAGCGGTGCGGACGCTTCTGGTGCAAAGTCGATTCGCGTCTGCCCTCGCCACACATCACGCCCTCAGAAATCGCTTAAGATCCAACAAAGTTCTCAAACATCACGCTGAAGACGCTTCCAGTTTGGCTCGCGAC TGTGTAGACATACTGGAGAAATGGCAGTCGTCGTCGACGGCAACAGGTGTCGGCGGAGCGGAAACGATCGCCGCCGTGGAGGAGCTGACCGGAATTTTGACGAGCTACGATATGGAAGCTCTTCTACTCGCTCACGACTCTATCATCTCTTACGTCGACGGATTACAAAGGAAACAGAGTCCTTCATCCTCGTCGCCGAGCGGTCCTCCGAGCCCTACCTCTAGCTGGAGAGGCTCCCGGGTCGTGGacaacattaaaattattagaatcgaGAAAACTAACGAACCTTTAGGTGCTACGGTTAGGAACGAGGGTGACGCTGTTATAATAG GTCGTGTTGTACGCGGAGGAGCGGCAGACAAGTCTGGACTCCTACACGAAGGCGATGAAGTTCTGGAAGTAAATGGCGTGGAAATGCGTGGCAAGAGCGTGAACGAGGTATGCGATATTCTAGCCGGTATGCAGGGTAGTCTGACTTTCCTCGTGCTCCCGGCACCCACGAGTCACAGGAACAATCTGTCAAGTAGAAGGGAAGACACAAATCAG ATACAACACATACGAGCCCACTTCGACTATGATCCCGAAGAAGATCCTTATATACCGTGTCGAGAATTGGGTGTCAGTTTCCAAAAGGGTGACGTGTTACACGTGATCTCTCAAGAGGATCCTAACTGGTGGCAGGCGTATAGAGAGGGTGAAGAGGATCAGACTTTGGCTGGCTTGGTACCTAGCAAAGCCTTCCAACACCA GCGAGAATCCATGAAACAGACTATCGCCGGAGACAAATCGACCGTGCGCGGCTCCAAGAAATCCAGTACGTTGTTGTGCGCCAGAAAGAatccaaagaagaaaaaacgaaacaagTTCGGGGCGAACTACAATGACGACGGGTATCCGCATTACGCAACGACTGCCATTGACG ATTATGACAGCGAGGAGGTGCTTACGTATGAAGAAGTCGCGTTGTATTATCCAAGGGCGAATCACAAAAGACCGGTAGTCCTAATAGGGCCACCAAATATTGGACGACACGAGCTGAGACAGAGGCTGATGCAAGACAGCGAGCGTTTCGCAGCGGCAATTCCTC ACACGAGTCGTCCCAGGAAGGATTCGGAAGTGGACGGCCAGGACTACCACTTCATTTCACGTTCTCAATTCGAGTCCGATATTCTTTGTCGAAAGTTCGTCGAGCACGGCGAATACGAAAAAGCTTATTACGGTACCTCCGTGGAGGCTATACGATCCGTTGTAAATTCCGGTAAAATTTGTGTTCTTAATCTCCATCCGCAAAGCCTGAAGATCCTTCGAAATTCGGACTTGAAACCGTACGTGGTGTTCGTGGCGCCGCCGAGTTTGGAGAAGCTACGACAGAAGAGGATCAAGAATAACGAGAGCTTCAAGGAGGAGGAGTTAAAGGACATTATAGAGAAAGCGCGGGAAATGGAGGACAAATACGGTCATCTGTTCGATATGATCATTATAAATACGGACACGGATCGAGCGTACAATCAGCTGCTGACGGAGATCAATTCGTTGGAACGGGAGCCTCAATGGGTGCCTGCGTCTTGGGTTCAATAA
- the LOC122572509 gene encoding uncharacterized protein LOC122572509 isoform X9 — translation MRITCRTSSALVWCKKLGSSPSKGVQRNDLSGSRLTGGSSRAIFWTKREQITNVFTPKLSNGTIPKGIVKETKEAKEGKDAAEKQQTCPEETKLLTPVQGGRVGERRASSPFQNGQTEVLIGELEGGPRSPRGSTSSAVNDANFLNTPDERDDQKPIYRSRRRSGSGVTDSQQQQQQQQKQQEGLGPDEMWAPGGLGPHRELPVDVPDTLLQKAYPNKVKNRSSDYRNEIRGPRSASDLDLSLNLKNDTLKSPPRTNQVDERARIVSAVDCTDVTDATCGRQCVRTNGQPPMLKIELKIESENLEDEDECGKEKKREASKEALDTDKYRNRSPSALSSPDLKNLKKNLKDFEEDEEDEGVNEDSSGQKESSVDVDVEEDYPFAKEDYPTMLKTCSDDSASPRSSSGRSDSTAPLDSSLVLRHAKNRGKDSPTYDARRIDLGSPCRPVVPEIKVAPLFGRARDATSFDNPAYGLADLQDLQGLLMRSDEVSDLTRLIDEQCAIPRIPRDPQDRVSSPGRSKDQHQHQRGSELAKSSEPSAPSGKSVKSSKPRRQEDRAKLKAKTRSLDVEELIRAGSSDDLLGIESGSSLSSSSRQRPKKKRHQQISSGYSTLRSDASTDLEHVDRSFLVVGGKTYREVAVDCPPDFVPVTKCHPVYPPPNKTPGSSKHNTLEPKRERNGTIGRDNGGLTMHGDDGSRDSCATSIVASPCVRSNDLGSFVTLPTAGDQSIAATENVVARSPRTLDRKHEKKVRSKVKSLLFDSFFSIVHHETRKSTLLHASATSTSNRSDSSTKTADRCSDHDHLCDSDSSSRRVLQISDNRSNDLMPTEVIFDDSCNASCFDDRLQPARGSNGVSRSSILSDLREKAEESFSPNCRELFVFAQRREKPVTRRNPQVRFSYEPTGDLSRTGACTVIFSVDRIQDEETRGKNTCPSNDVGSFNDDLFAERSSIQRTPVRLSFVREADQNCSNSLRELSRGKVGSSDAEASECRRNGSDRALQESPNAQNFTNSRLSLEYKRCKVLDVDNRNSDGLRTSQGAWKSETELPTVSLDMDRPVGIQCWRSESNLFARWNEDRGELRDSSDTKRASTNETIPCMGGRKKCTYTYEHFDDLDHHQTGLNGVKPAIPPRDQKRAPARPPKDNLRLSTQNNNVESTDNANAEPTQQQLHSIRKYQEQLRKRKDEEERQEILNRSLRGSTKLHALESHATSLSGQENLAYAQDEVTTTTVSRAPHVTASATLEVEEPPRPLTYGEVVATLERLQLQLRNISGALGISGPGVEAELEAVRTLLVQSRFASALATHHALRNRLRSNKVLKHHAEDASSLARDCVDILEKWQSSSTATGVGGAETIAAVEELTGILTSYDMEALLLAHDSIISYVDGLQRKQSPSSSSPSGPPSPTSSWRGSRVVDNIKIIRIEKTNEPLGATVRNEGDAVIIGRVVRGGAADKSGLLHEGDEVLEVNGVEMRGKSVNEVCDILAGMQGSLTFLVLPAPTSHRNNLSSRREDTNQIQHIRAHFDYDPEEDPYIPCRELGVSFQKGDVLHVISQEDPNWWQAYREGEEDQTLAGLVPSKAFQHQRESMKQTIAGDKSTVRGSKKSSTLLCARKNPKKKKRNKFGANYNDDGYPHYATTAIDDYDSEEVLTYEEVALYYPRANHKRPVVLIGPPNIGRHELRQRLMQDSERFAAAIPHTSRPRKDSEVDGQDYHFISRSQFESDILCRKFVEHGEYEKAYYGTSVEAIRSVVNSGKICVLNLHPQSLKILRNSDLKPYVVFVAPPSLEKLRQKRIKNNESFKEEELKDIIEKAREMEDKYGHLFDMIIINTDTDRAYNQLLTEINSLEREPQWVPASWVQ, via the exons GTCCCGAAGGCGTAGCGGCAGTGGCGTGACGGACtcgcagcagcaacagcagcagcagcagaaGCAGCAGGAAGGGCTGGGTCCCGATGAGATGTGGGCTCCTGGCGGGCTAGGGCCTCACCGGGAGCTACCAGTCGACGTACCCGACACCCTTCTACAGAAGGCCTACCCCAACAAGGTAAAGAACCGCTCGTCCGATTATCGGAACGAGATTCGTGGTCCCCGTAGCGCTAGCGACCTCGACCTCTCCCTAAACCTTAAAAACGACACCCTTAAATCGCCACCACGCACCAACCAAGTCGACGAACGCGCTAGAATCGTGTCGGCCGTGGATTGCACGGACGTGACGGATGCGACCTGCGGTAGGCAGTGCGTTCGAACGAACGGTCAGCCGCCGATGCTGAAGATCGAACTGAAGATCGAGTCGGAGAACctcgaggacgaggacgagtgcggaaaagagaagaagagagaagctTCGAAGGAAGCGTTGGACACGGACAAATATAGGAACAGGAGTCCGTCGGCGTTGAGTTCGCCGGACTTGAAGAACTTGAAGAAGAATCTGAAGGATTTCGAGGAGGACGAGGAGGACGAAGGAGTGAACGAGGATAGCAGCGGACAGAAGGAGTCGAGCGTTGACGTGGACGTGGAAGAGGATTATCCATTCGCCAAGGAGGACTATCCGACCATGTTGAAGACCTGCAGCGACGACTCGGCCAGCCCGAGAAGCTCCTCGGGAAGGTCGGACAGTACCGCTCCGCTGGACAGTAGCCTGGTGTTGAGACACGCGAAAAACCGTGGCAAAGATTCGCCCACGTACGACGCTAGAAGGATAGATCTTGGCTCACCGTGCAGACCCGTGGTGCCGGAGATCAAAGTAGCGCCTCTGTTCGGCCGAGCCAGGGACGCCACGTCCTTCGACAATCCTGCCTACGGTCTGGCCGATCTGCAGGATCTACAGGGCCTTCTGATGAGGTCCGACGAAGTGTCCGACCTAACCAGGCTCATAGACGAACAGTGCGCGATTCCGAGGATTCCGCGTGATCCGCAGGACAGGGTGTCGTCCCCTGGCCGTAGCAAGGATCAACATCAGCACCAACGTGGCAGCGAATTGGCCAAGTCGTCGGAACCGAGCGCTCCATCCGGCAAATCGGTGAAATCGTCGAAACCGAGGCGTCAAGAGGACAGAGCGAAGCTGAAGGCGAAGACGAGGAGTCTGGACGTGGAGGAGCTGATACGAGCGGGATCGAGCGACGATCTGTTGGGAATCGAGTCTGGCAGCAGTCTCTCCTCGTCCTCGAGGCAGCGGCCCAAGAAGAAGAGGCACCAGCAGATCTCCAGTGGCTACTCTACCCTGAGGAGCGACGCGTCCACCGATCTCGAGCACGTCGATCGTAGCTTTCTGGTGGTCGGCGGCAAAACCTATCGCGAGGTGGCCGTCGACTGTCCGCCCGATTTCGTCCCCGTGACCAAGTGCCACCCTGTCTATCCTCCGCCGAACAAGACGCCCGGAAGCAGCAAGCACAACACCCTCGAGCCGAAACGCGAACGTAACGGCACTATCGGCAGGGATAACGGTGGCTTGACGATGCACGGGGACGACGGGAGTCGCGACTCGTGCGCTACGAGCATCGTGGCCTCGCCCTGCGTTCGCTCGAACGACCTTGGTAGCTTCGTCACGCTACCAACCGCTGGCGATCAGAGTATAGCTGCCACGGAGAACGTAGTTGCTAGATCACCCCGTACGTTAGACAGAAAGCACGAGAAGAAGGTAAGGTCCAAAGTCAAGAGTCTGCTTTTCGATAGCTTCTTCTCTATCGTGCACCACGAAACACGCAAAAGTACGTTGCTTCACGCTTCTGCTACCAGCACCTCTAATCGCTCAGACAGTAGCACTAAAACCGCTGACAGGTGCTCGGACCATGACCATCTCTGCGATTCCGACAGCAGCTCGCGTcgtgttttacaaatttccgATAATCGCTCGAACGATCTCATGCCGACCGAAGTCATCTTCGACGATAGCTGTAACGCGTCGTGCTTTGACGATCGTCTTCAGCCTGCACGAGGATCCAACGGTGTCTCGCGATCTTCCATATTATCCGATCTCAGAGAAAAAGCAGAGGAATCGTTTTCGCCCAATTGTCGCGAGTTGTTCGTCTTTGCACAGCGACGCGAGAAACCGGTGACTCGCAGAAACCCGCAGGTTCGTTTCTCTTACGAACCGACCGGCGATCTTTCGCGTACCGGCGCCTGCACTGTGATTTTTTCGGTTGACCGGATCCAGGACGAAGAAACGCGAGGCAAAAATACCTGTCCATCGAACGACGTAGGTTCCTTTAACGATGATCTATTCGCcgaacgatcgtcgattcAACGTACTCCCGTACGTTTGTCGTTCGTTAGAGAAGCTGATCAAAATTGTAGCAACTCGTTGCGCGAATTATCACGCGGTAAAGTTGGTTCGTCGGATGCGGAGGCCTCCGAGTGTCGAAGAAACGGAAGCGACCGCGCGTTACAGGAATCGCCGAATGCGCAGAATTTCACGAATTCGCGGCTGTCTCTCGAATATAAAAGATGCAAAGTTCTCGATGTCGATAATCGTAACTCGGACGGATTGAGAACGAGCCAGGGCGCGTGGAAAAGCGAAACTGAATTACCGACCGTTAGTTTGGACATGGATCGTCCTGTCGGTATTCAATGCTGGCGATCGGAATCGAATTTGTTCGCGCGGTGGAACGAAGATCGGGGCGAGCTACGCGACTCTAGCGACACGAAAAGGGCATCGACGAACGAGACGATACCGTGCATGGGTGGCAGGAAGAAATGTACGTACACGTACGAGCACTTCGACGATCTTGACCATCACCAG ACCGGTTTGAACGGGGTGAAACCTGCCATCCCCCCGAGAGATCAAAAGAGGGCACCTGCCAGACCGCCGAAAGATAATCTACGTTTGTCCACGCAGAACAATAATGTGGAGAGCACCGATAACGCGAATGCCGAGCCCACGCAACAGCAACTGCATTCCATCAGGAAATATCAG GAACAGCTGCGGAAACGAAAGGATGAAGAGGAGAGACAGGAGATACTCAATCGGTCGCTACGCGGCTCCACCAAGTTGCACGCGTTGGAAAGCCACGCGACCAGTCTCTCGGGTCAGGAAAATCTCGCGTACGCCCAAGACGAGGTGACCACCACCACCGTCAGCCGCGCACCGCATGTCACCGCGAGCGCCACGCTAGAAGTCGAGGAGCCTCCCAGGCCCCTCA CGTACGGAGAGGTCGTCGCGACGCTGGAGAGGCTACAGCTTCAGTTGCGCAATATTTCCGGTGCTCTAGGCATCTCGGGACCCGGCGTGGAAGCGGAACTCGAAGCGGTGCGGACGCTTCTGGTGCAAAGTCGATTCGCGTCTGCCCTCGCCACACATCACGCCCTCAGAAATCGCTTAAGATCCAACAAAGTTCTCAAACATCACGCTGAAGACGCTTCCAGTTTGGCTCGCGAC TGTGTAGACATACTGGAGAAATGGCAGTCGTCGTCGACGGCAACAGGTGTCGGCGGAGCGGAAACGATCGCCGCCGTGGAGGAGCTGACCGGAATTTTGACGAGCTACGATATGGAAGCTCTTCTACTCGCTCACGACTCTATCATCTCTTACGTCGACGGATTACAAAGGAAACAGAGTCCTTCATCCTCGTCGCCGAGCGGTCCTCCGAGCCCTACCTCTAGCTGGAGAGGCTCCCGGGTCGTGGacaacattaaaattattagaatcgaGAAAACTAACGAACCTTTAGGTGCTACGGTTAGGAACGAGGGTGACGCTGTTATAATAG GTCGTGTTGTACGCGGAGGAGCGGCAGACAAGTCTGGACTCCTACACGAAGGCGATGAAGTTCTGGAAGTAAATGGCGTGGAAATGCGTGGCAAGAGCGTGAACGAGGTATGCGATATTCTAGCCGGTATGCAGGGTAGTCTGACTTTCCTCGTGCTCCCGGCACCCACGAGTCACAGGAACAATCTGTCAAGTAGAAGGGAAGACACAAATCAG ATACAACACATACGAGCCCACTTCGACTATGATCCCGAAGAAGATCCTTATATACCGTGTCGAGAATTGGGTGTCAGTTTCCAAAAGGGTGACGTGTTACACGTGATCTCTCAAGAGGATCCTAACTGGTGGCAGGCGTATAGAGAGGGTGAAGAGGATCAGACTTTGGCTGGCTTGGTACCTAGCAAAGCCTTCCAACACCA GCGAGAATCCATGAAACAGACTATCGCCGGAGACAAATCGACCGTGCGCGGCTCCAAGAAATCCAGTACGTTGTTGTGCGCCAGAAAGAatccaaagaagaaaaaacgaaacaagTTCGGGGCGAACTACAATGACGACGGGTATCCGCATTACGCAACGACTGCCATTGACG ATTATGACAGCGAGGAGGTGCTTACGTATGAAGAAGTCGCGTTGTATTATCCAAGGGCGAATCACAAAAGACCGGTAGTCCTAATAGGGCCACCAAATATTGGACGACACGAGCTGAGACAGAGGCTGATGCAAGACAGCGAGCGTTTCGCAGCGGCAATTCCTC ACACGAGTCGTCCCAGGAAGGATTCGGAAGTGGACGGCCAGGACTACCACTTCATTTCACGTTCTCAATTCGAGTCCGATATTCTTTGTCGAAAGTTCGTCGAGCACGGCGAATACGAAAAAGCTTATTACGGTACCTCCGTGGAGGCTATACGATCCGTTGTAAATTCCGGTAAAATTTGTGTTCTTAATCTCCATCCGCAAAGCCTGAAGATCCTTCGAAATTCGGACTTGAAACCGTACGTGGTGTTCGTGGCGCCGCCGAGTTTGGAGAAGCTACGACAGAAGAGGATCAAGAATAACGAGAGCTTCAAGGAGGAGGAGTTAAAGGACATTATAGAGAAAGCGCGGGAAATGGAGGACAAATACGGTCATCTGTTCGATATGATCATTATAAATACGGACACGGATCGAGCGTACAATCAGCTGCTGACGGAGATCAATTCGTTGGAACGGGAGCCTCAATGGGTGCCTGCGTCTTGGGTTCAATAA